From Rhizobium favelukesii, the proteins below share one genomic window:
- the thrS gene encoding threonine--tRNA ligase, whose translation MSQSISLTFPDGSVRNYDVGATGKDVAESISKSLAKKAVAIAIDGQVHDLSDPVTAGTIEIITRTDGRALELIRHDAAHVMAEAVQELWPGTQVTIGPVIENGFYYDFAKNEPFTPDDLPKIEKKMKEIIARNAPFTKEVWSREKAKEVFAAKGESYKVELVDAIPKGQDLKIYYQGDWFDLCRGPHMASTGQIGTAFKLMKVAGAYWRGDSSNPMLTRIYGTAFAEQADLDNYLHVLAEAEKRDHRRLGREMDLFHFQEEGPGVVFWHGKGWRMFQTLVAYMRRRLAEDYQEVNAPQVLDKSLWETSGHWGWYRDNMFKVTVAGDDTDDDRVFALKPMNCPGHVQIFKHGLKSYRELPIRLAEFGTVHRYEPSGALHGLMRVRGFTQDDAHIFCTDEQMAAECLKINDLILSVYKDFGFDEIAIKLSTRPEKRVGSDELWDRAESVMTEVLETIQQQSNNIKTGILPGEGAFYGPKFEYTLKDAIGREWQCGTTQVDFNLPERFGAFYIDSNSEKTQPVMIHRAICGSMERFLGILIENFAGHLPLWVSPQQVVVATITSEADGYGAEVAAALRDAGLTVETDFRNEKINYKIREHSVTKVPVIIVCGKKEAEERTVNIRRLGSPEQTAMSLDEAIASLGLEATPPDVRRKADAKKAKAA comes from the coding sequence ATGTCCCAATCCATTTCCCTGACATTTCCCGATGGTTCCGTGCGCAACTACGATGTTGGCGCAACCGGTAAGGATGTCGCAGAATCCATTTCCAAGTCGCTTGCCAAGAAGGCAGTCGCGATCGCGATCGACGGTCAGGTTCATGACCTTTCCGATCCGGTGACGGCAGGCACGATTGAAATCATCACCCGCACCGATGGCCGCGCGCTGGAGCTGATCCGGCATGACGCAGCCCATGTCATGGCAGAAGCGGTGCAGGAGCTCTGGCCCGGCACGCAGGTAACGATTGGCCCGGTCATCGAGAACGGTTTCTACTACGACTTCGCCAAGAACGAGCCCTTCACACCGGACGATCTGCCAAAGATCGAAAAGAAGATGAAGGAAATCATCGCTCGCAACGCGCCGTTCACCAAGGAAGTCTGGTCGCGAGAAAAGGCCAAGGAAGTCTTTGCCGCGAAGGGCGAAAGCTACAAGGTCGAGCTTGTCGATGCGATTCCCAAAGGCCAGGATCTGAAGATCTATTATCAGGGCGACTGGTTCGACCTGTGCCGCGGGCCGCATATGGCGTCTACCGGCCAGATCGGCACGGCGTTCAAGCTGATGAAGGTGGCCGGCGCGTACTGGCGTGGCGACAGCAGCAATCCAATGCTGACCCGCATCTACGGCACGGCATTCGCCGAGCAGGCAGATCTCGACAATTACCTCCACGTGCTTGCCGAGGCCGAGAAGCGCGACCATCGTCGGCTCGGCCGCGAGATGGATCTCTTCCACTTCCAGGAGGAGGGTCCAGGCGTCGTCTTCTGGCACGGCAAGGGATGGCGGATGTTCCAGACGCTTGTCGCCTATATGCGCCGCCGCCTCGCTGAAGACTACCAGGAGGTCAACGCGCCGCAGGTGCTTGATAAGTCGCTTTGGGAAACGTCCGGCCACTGGGGCTGGTACCGCGACAACATGTTCAAGGTGACCGTTGCCGGCGACGATACGGATGACGACCGCGTCTTCGCACTGAAGCCGATGAACTGCCCCGGTCACGTGCAGATCTTCAAGCACGGTCTGAAGTCTTACCGCGAACTACCAATTCGCCTTGCGGAATTTGGCACCGTCCACCGCTACGAGCCATCGGGCGCTCTGCATGGCCTGATGCGCGTGCGAGGCTTCACGCAGGACGATGCGCACATCTTCTGCACGGACGAGCAGATGGCAGCCGAGTGCCTGAAGATCAACGATCTGATCCTTTCGGTCTACAAAGACTTCGGCTTCGATGAGATCGCCATCAAGCTTTCAACGCGCCCGGAAAAGCGCGTCGGCTCGGACGAGCTGTGGGATCGCGCCGAAAGCGTGATGACCGAGGTGCTGGAGACAATCCAGCAGCAGTCAAACAACATCAAGACCGGCATTCTGCCGGGCGAGGGCGCGTTCTACGGTCCGAAGTTCGAATATACCCTGAAGGACGCGATCGGCCGCGAATGGCAGTGCGGCACGACGCAGGTCGACTTCAACTTGCCGGAACGCTTCGGTGCCTTCTACATCGACAGCAACTCGGAAAAGACGCAGCCGGTGATGATCCACCGCGCCATCTGCGGCTCGATGGAGCGCTTCCTCGGCATCCTGATCGAGAACTTCGCAGGACACCTGCCGCTGTGGGTATCGCCGCAGCAGGTCGTGGTTGCGACGATCACCTCCGAGGCCGATGGTTATGGCGCCGAAGTTGCGGCAGCTCTGCGCGACGCCGGCCTGACGGTCGAGACAGACTTCCGCAACGAGAAGATCAATTACAAGATCCGCGAACATTCCGTCACGAAAGTTCCCGTCATCATCGTATGCGGCAAAAAGGAAGCGGAAGAGCGCACGGTCAATATCCGCCGTCTCGGCAGCCCGGAGCAGACCGCGATGTCGCTTGACGAGGCGATCGCAAGCCTCGGGCTCGAAGCCACGCCGCCGGATGTCCGTCGCAAGGCGGACGCCAAGAAGGCGAAGGCGGCCTGA
- a CDS encoding nitroreductase family protein: MKSDIKLIDYLGVRRSIPAFQMSEPGPDKAEIEEILRLGSRVPDHGKLAPWRFIVYRGEERARISEELLKLALEAKPDLSDEMIQVERTRFTRAPVVVAVVSKSGPHMKIPEWEQLMSAGAVCLNIIFAANAHGWVANWLTEWFAYDERAYELLGVKPGERIAGFIHMGSTTFPAVERPRPELTETVTWFGGED; encoded by the coding sequence ATGAAATCCGATATCAAGCTGATCGACTATCTTGGCGTGCGCCGTTCTATTCCTGCATTCCAGATGTCAGAGCCGGGGCCTGATAAGGCCGAGATCGAAGAGATTTTGCGCCTGGGCTCACGCGTGCCTGATCACGGCAAGCTCGCGCCATGGCGCTTCATCGTCTATCGCGGCGAAGAGCGTGCCCGGATCAGCGAGGAGCTTCTGAAGCTCGCACTCGAGGCCAAGCCAGACCTTTCCGACGAAATGATACAGGTGGAGCGGACGCGCTTTACCCGCGCTCCCGTCGTCGTTGCCGTCGTCAGCAAGTCCGGCCCGCATATGAAGATTCCCGAGTGGGAGCAGCTGATGTCTGCCGGCGCAGTCTGCCTCAACATCATCTTTGCCGCCAACGCCCACGGATGGGTCGCCAACTGGCTGACGGAATGGTTCGCCTACGACGAGCGGGCCTACGAGCTGCTCGGCGTCAAGCCGGGCGAAAGGATCGCCGGCTTCATTCACATGGGGTCGACGACGTTTCCTGCCGTCGAGCGCCCGCGTCCGGAGTTGACCGAGACGGTTACCTGGTTTGGCGGAGAGGACTGA
- a CDS encoding flavin reductase family protein, with protein sequence MFYTTDANRHGLAHDPFKAIVAPRPIGWIGSKGRDGSINLAPYSFFNAISDRPKLVMFSSAGRKHSQRNAVETGEFTCNFVSRNLVEKMNTSSAAVDYGVDEFALAGLTARKGELVDAPYVAEAFAVLECKVTETLVPKSPSGEDSENVMVFGQVIGIRIDETIIRDGRLDMTIARPVARMGYMDYSEDSNVFEMFRP encoded by the coding sequence ATGTTCTATACCACCGATGCGAACCGGCACGGTCTGGCGCATGATCCCTTCAAGGCGATCGTCGCGCCGCGCCCGATCGGCTGGATCGGCAGCAAGGGAAGGGACGGCTCGATCAATCTCGCGCCGTACTCCTTCTTCAATGCGATTTCCGACCGCCCGAAACTCGTGATGTTTTCTTCCGCCGGCCGCAAGCACAGTCAGAGGAATGCAGTCGAGACGGGCGAGTTCACCTGCAACTTCGTGAGCCGGAACCTGGTCGAGAAGATGAATACCTCATCGGCTGCCGTCGACTACGGTGTCGACGAGTTTGCGCTTGCCGGCCTGACTGCGAGGAAAGGCGAGCTTGTAGATGCGCCCTATGTCGCCGAAGCCTTTGCCGTGCTCGAATGCAAGGTAACGGAGACCCTTGTGCCGAAGTCACCCAGCGGCGAGGATTCCGAGAACGTCATGGTCTTCGGCCAGGTCATCGGCATCCGCATCGACGAAACGATCATTCGCGATGGCCGCCTCGATATGACGATCGCCAGGCCGGTCGCGCGCATGGGTTACATGGACTACAGCGAAGACAGCAACGTGTTCGAAATGTTCCGACCGTAG
- a CDS encoding DUF2336 domain-containing protein, whose amino-acid sequence MRENRIRAWGTRVIVEAFLRWAETAKAGDRARAANALGRAYLQSEMAAAERAAAEMALTFLLDDPSPKVRLALAEAISWSPNAPRAIILSLAADQPEIACHAVTCSPLLSDADLVDLATSGSEVTRMLIAARGTISRSVSAALAEIGEDETVLCLLENNGAVIAPYSLKRIAERLGHHCEIRNLLLARWDLPAHARQLLTQHVRVALVNLPLAQATIDPNRLHRISREANEAAVVSIAGDLTPPEISDLVEHLRVSGHLTPSFLMHALCSGKVEFFAAAIVNLTGCDERRVRSILATGRMHAVRALYESAGLARDISVIFVEATLLWREASKNLAATMLGDVCDMLLEKFRRHGTRDAAQELLETVERLHIAEQRQHARAYAQVTSLAAA is encoded by the coding sequence ATGCGAGAGAATCGCATTCGGGCATGGGGCACACGGGTGATCGTAGAAGCATTTCTTCGTTGGGCGGAAACCGCCAAGGCCGGAGACAGGGCCCGCGCGGCCAATGCCCTGGGGAGAGCCTATCTGCAGTCCGAGATGGCTGCAGCAGAACGCGCAGCCGCCGAGATGGCCCTGACTTTCCTGCTCGACGACCCATCCCCCAAAGTGAGGCTGGCGCTTGCCGAAGCAATCTCGTGGTCGCCGAACGCGCCGCGAGCCATTATTCTCTCGCTCGCAGCGGACCAGCCGGAGATTGCGTGCCACGCCGTCACATGCTCGCCCTTGCTGTCGGATGCCGACCTTGTGGATCTGGCGACCAGCGGCAGCGAGGTTACGCGAATGCTGATTGCAGCGCGTGGCACGATCTCACGGTCGGTTTCTGCCGCGCTTGCCGAAATCGGCGAAGACGAGACCGTCCTGTGCCTTCTCGAAAACAACGGGGCGGTGATCGCACCTTATTCGCTCAAGAGAATTGCCGAGCGTCTCGGCCACCATTGCGAAATCCGCAATCTATTGCTGGCTCGTTGGGACCTGCCGGCACACGCACGCCAGTTGTTGACGCAGCATGTCAGGGTCGCCCTCGTCAATCTGCCATTGGCGCAGGCGACGATCGATCCAAACCGATTGCATCGGATCAGCCGGGAAGCCAACGAAGCCGCCGTCGTCTCGATTGCAGGCGACCTTACGCCGCCCGAGATTTCAGACCTTGTCGAACATTTGCGGGTAAGCGGCCACCTAACGCCGTCCTTCCTGATGCATGCCCTCTGCTCGGGCAAGGTGGAGTTCTTTGCGGCTGCAATTGTCAACCTTACGGGTTGTGACGAGCGACGCGTTCGCTCCATCCTCGCGACCGGGCGCATGCACGCAGTGCGCGCCCTCTACGAATCGGCCGGGCTTGCCCGCGACATCAGCGTGATCTTCGTCGAAGCAACGCTGCTGTGGCGGGAGGCATCGAAAAACCTTGCCGCCACCATGCTCGGCGACGTCTGCGACATGCTGCTTGAGAAGTTCCGTCGGCATGGAACGCGCGATGCTGCCCAAGAACTGCTCGAGACGGTCGAAAGGCTGCACATTGCGGAGCAGCGGCAGCATGCGCGCGCGTACGCGCAGGTAACGTCTCTCGCCGCAGCCTAG
- a CDS encoding GNAT family N-acetyltransferase, which produces MSITIALEPPRQEGVLRLLDMSDIYAQSLYPPESNHLVDVSTLEKPTVNFFVARNDSAIVGCCALVEVGDGTAEIKRMFVDPAARGLKVASKLMNALEAAAAEKKLRAVRLETGIYQPEAIALYRKYGYVEIGPFGGYLPDPLSLFMEKRLA; this is translated from the coding sequence GTGTCCATTACGATTGCTCTTGAACCACCGCGCCAAGAAGGCGTGCTCCGATTGCTCGACATGTCCGATATCTACGCGCAGTCGCTTTATCCGCCGGAGAGCAACCACCTCGTCGATGTCTCGACGTTGGAAAAGCCGACTGTCAACTTCTTTGTCGCCCGCAACGACAGCGCTATCGTCGGCTGCTGCGCGCTGGTCGAGGTTGGCGACGGAACGGCGGAGATCAAACGCATGTTCGTTGACCCGGCCGCGCGCGGCTTGAAGGTGGCAAGCAAGCTGATGAACGCGCTCGAAGCGGCCGCCGCCGAAAAGAAGCTGCGGGCCGTTCGGCTCGAAACCGGCATCTACCAGCCGGAGGCAATCGCTCTCTACCGCAAATACGGCTATGTCGAAATAGGACCATTCGGCGGCTACCTGCCGGACCCGCTCAGTCTGTTCATGGAAAAGCGGCTCGCCTGA
- a CDS encoding AI-2E family transporter, protein MSLPNSNIQRESRWLGPSGPARTPLIPSISAARWLLVLVVAAGVYFFYGFAVPVLAALVIGFASWPLYRRLLERVGGNTTIAATVAIVLIVTFLVLPIVFAVTYTTGEVREWVAWAVHANRSGAPTPQWIIALPFAGPYLDELWTKYIGSPGSMGEVIQAVSGANIGNIYRAILAAGGGAFHLLLTLLFMLIALFFVYRDGSAFSRQIDMLGERILPNRWERISRVVPATISSTVMGMTLIAIGEGIVLGVAYWIAGVPSPVTLGVLTGIMALIPGGAPLSFTLVSVYLLASGSHIAGVGLFVWGTVELFIVDKTLRPKLVGGPIKLPFLPTFFGLVGGVKTMGFLGLFIGPVLMALIVAIWREWMHEVRDAEAGPQVMIDEQAPPGSRAAE, encoded by the coding sequence GTGAGCCTTCCGAACAGCAATATCCAGCGAGAGTCGCGATGGCTCGGCCCTTCGGGTCCTGCCCGCACGCCATTAATTCCCTCGATCTCTGCGGCGCGCTGGCTGCTGGTCCTTGTTGTCGCGGCTGGCGTCTACTTCTTCTATGGCTTTGCCGTCCCGGTGCTTGCGGCGCTTGTCATCGGTTTTGCAAGCTGGCCGCTTTACCGCCGGCTGCTCGAACGTGTCGGTGGAAACACCACGATCGCTGCCACCGTCGCCATTGTGCTGATCGTCACGTTCCTGGTCTTACCGATCGTCTTCGCTGTCACCTATACGACAGGCGAGGTGCGAGAGTGGGTGGCCTGGGCGGTCCATGCAAACAGGTCGGGTGCGCCGACACCGCAGTGGATCATCGCCCTGCCCTTTGCCGGCCCCTATCTCGACGAGTTATGGACCAAATATATCGGTAGCCCCGGCTCCATGGGTGAGGTGATCCAGGCTGTCAGCGGCGCCAACATCGGCAATATCTATCGGGCGATTCTGGCAGCAGGCGGCGGCGCCTTCCACCTGCTGCTGACGCTGCTCTTCATGCTGATTGCGCTGTTCTTCGTTTACCGCGATGGTTCCGCTTTCTCGCGGCAGATCGACATGCTTGGCGAGCGTATTCTCCCGAACCGCTGGGAGCGGATTTCGCGGGTCGTACCGGCAACCATCAGCTCGACTGTCATGGGCATGACGTTGATCGCGATCGGCGAAGGCATCGTGCTTGGCGTCGCCTATTGGATCGCCGGTGTCCCCTCGCCCGTGACGCTCGGCGTTCTCACCGGCATCATGGCCTTGATACCGGGCGGCGCGCCGCTCTCCTTTACGCTGGTGTCCGTCTATTTGCTGGCTAGTGGCTCGCACATTGCCGGCGTCGGTCTTTTTGTTTGGGGAACGGTCGAGCTGTTCATTGTCGACAAGACGTTGCGGCCGAAGCTCGTCGGCGGTCCGATTAAATTGCCATTCCTGCCCACGTTCTTCGGCCTCGTGGGCGGCGTGAAGACCATGGGCTTCCTCGGCCTCTTCATCGGGCCGGTCCTGATGGCCCTCATCGTCGCGATCTGGCGCGAGTGGATGCACGAGGTTCGCGATGCGGAAGCAGGCCCACAAGTCATGATCGACGAACAAGCCCCTCCGGGATCTCGCGCGGCTGAGTGA
- a CDS encoding GntR family transcriptional regulator yields the protein MDSNVITVALRREIEGGNLLPGTVLKQELLAERFGVSRQPVRQALDQLLATGLLDRRPDRSLAVAGLTQEQARELAEIRAALENMALRGSLPILGDSDLRKAHRLNEDLVEEENPATLEELDVAFHRTLYGRCGNARLLFMIDELRRESRRAYLRQPKGSDERVNLHAEHCAIIEACARRDEAAALQALSAHLQMTTARLTREGE from the coding sequence ATGGATTCAAATGTGATCACGGTGGCGCTTCGGCGCGAAATTGAAGGCGGCAACCTGCTGCCGGGTACAGTATTGAAGCAGGAGCTTCTGGCGGAGCGATTTGGCGTGAGCCGCCAGCCGGTGCGCCAAGCCCTTGATCAGCTGCTGGCCACGGGCCTGCTCGACCGGCGGCCAGACCGAAGCCTTGCTGTCGCCGGTTTGACGCAAGAGCAGGCACGTGAGCTCGCCGAGATCCGCGCGGCGTTGGAGAACATGGCGCTGCGAGGATCGCTGCCGATCCTCGGCGATAGCGACCTGCGTAAGGCGCACCGTCTCAACGAAGATCTGGTTGAAGAGGAAAACCCTGCTACCCTGGAAGAGCTGGATGTCGCTTTTCATCGAACGCTCTATGGGCGATGCGGCAATGCCCGCCTTCTTTTCATGATCGATGAACTGCGACGTGAATCGCGCCGCGCCTATCTGAGACAGCCGAAGGGCTCCGATGAGCGCGTCAACCTCCACGCCGAGCATTGCGCCATCATCGAAGCTTGTGCACGTCGCGACGAAGCCGCGGCGCTGCAGGCGTTGTCAGCCCATTTGCAGATGACAACAGCGCGCCTGACGCGCGAAGGAGAATGA
- a CDS encoding OsmC family protein, whose translation MTTFSAEVAWERGAASFIDGRYSRGHIWNFDGGASVAASASPHNVPLPYALTENVDPEEAYVAALSSCHMLFYLWLASRKRIMIDSYVDAATGLMETVDGKTMVSRVELRPRVIYAGDRPNREIEQRLHHEAHELCFLANSVKTEITVHLD comes from the coding sequence ATGACGACGTTTTCCGCAGAGGTCGCGTGGGAGCGGGGCGCGGCAAGCTTTATCGACGGACGCTACAGCCGCGGACATATATGGAACTTCGATGGCGGTGCTTCCGTTGCTGCCTCCGCTTCGCCGCATAATGTGCCGTTGCCCTATGCGCTTACTGAAAATGTGGATCCGGAAGAGGCGTACGTTGCGGCGTTGTCCAGCTGCCACATGCTGTTCTACCTCTGGCTAGCTTCAAGGAAACGCATCATGATCGACAGCTATGTCGATGCAGCGACCGGCCTGATGGAAACCGTGGATGGCAAGACAATGGTTAGCCGCGTAGAGCTTCGTCCGCGGGTCATCTATGCCGGCGACAGGCCGAACCGCGAGATCGAACAGAGACTACATCACGAGGCGCATGAACTGTGCTTCCTCGCCAACTCCGTGAAGACGGAAATTACAGTGCATCTCGACTAA
- the parE gene encoding DNA topoisomerase IV subunit B — protein MDDSNDLFSGLPLTPKQEEAPKPAEPPKAAPAEAAAPASRPAPVSSTSDDYGASSIRVLEGLEPVRMRPGMYIGGTDEKALHHLFAEVIDNSMDEAVAGHANFIEVYLDREGYLTVSDNGRGIPVENHPQVPGKSTLEVIMTKLHAGGKFDGKAYETSGGLHGVGVSVVNALSDVLEVEVARNRKLYRQRFSRGLPQGELEELGDVHNRRGTRVRFHPDPQIFGEHAKFDAGRVFRMARSKAYLFGGVEIRWSCEEGVLPQGSEIPDKAVFHFPGGLKDYLQATMGKEFTVTREIFAGKTEKTSGHGSLEWAITWYGGDPQVHSYCNTIPTTEGGTHEAGLRIALTKGLKNYADLTQNKRAAQITTDDVMISAVGMLSVFIREPEFVGQTKDKLATVEAQRIVENALRDPFDHYLADNPNEAAKLLDWVIERAEERLRRRKEKEVNRKTAVRKLRLPGKLADCAQNTAQGAELFIVEGDSAGGSAKQARNRANQAILPLRGKILNVASAGREKLGANQQLADLVQALGCGTRSKYREEDLRYERIIVMTDADVDGAHIASLLITFFYQEMPELVRGGHLFLAVPPLYKITQGAKSAYARDDAHRTELMETEFKGKAKVEISRFKGLGEMLPAQLKETTMDPSKRTLLRVVIDEVDFEGTRTAVDDLMGTKPEARFRFIQDRAAFAENLDI, from the coding sequence ATGGACGATAGCAACGACCTCTTTTCCGGACTGCCCCTGACACCGAAGCAGGAGGAGGCTCCAAAGCCTGCCGAGCCGCCAAAGGCTGCGCCCGCCGAGGCCGCTGCTCCGGCCTCGCGTCCGGCGCCCGTGAGCTCGACATCGGACGACTACGGCGCGTCCTCGATCCGCGTGCTCGAGGGACTCGAGCCCGTTCGCATGCGTCCGGGCATGTATATCGGCGGCACCGACGAAAAGGCGCTGCACCATCTGTTCGCCGAGGTCATCGACAACTCGATGGACGAAGCGGTCGCCGGCCACGCCAACTTCATCGAGGTCTATCTCGACCGCGAAGGCTATCTGACGGTCAGCGACAACGGACGCGGGATACCCGTCGAAAACCATCCGCAGGTTCCAGGCAAGTCGACGCTCGAAGTCATCATGACCAAGCTGCACGCCGGCGGCAAGTTCGACGGCAAGGCATACGAGACATCCGGCGGCCTACACGGCGTTGGCGTTTCTGTCGTCAACGCGCTTTCCGACGTGCTGGAAGTCGAGGTTGCGCGTAATCGGAAGCTGTATCGCCAGCGTTTCTCCCGAGGTTTGCCACAGGGCGAACTGGAGGAACTCGGCGACGTCCATAATCGTCGTGGCACGCGTGTCCGCTTTCACCCCGATCCGCAGATTTTTGGCGAGCACGCAAAGTTCGATGCGGGGCGCGTGTTCCGCATGGCTCGCTCCAAGGCTTACCTCTTTGGCGGCGTGGAAATCCGCTGGAGCTGCGAGGAAGGTGTGCTGCCGCAAGGCTCCGAGATACCTGACAAGGCGGTCTTCCACTTCCCCGGCGGTCTGAAGGATTACCTGCAGGCGACGATGGGCAAGGAATTCACCGTCACCCGCGAGATCTTCGCAGGCAAGACGGAGAAGACCAGCGGTCACGGCTCGCTAGAGTGGGCAATCACCTGGTACGGCGGCGATCCTCAGGTCCATTCCTACTGCAATACCATCCCGACGACCGAAGGCGGTACACACGAGGCAGGCCTGCGCATCGCGCTGACCAAGGGCCTGAAGAACTACGCTGATCTGACGCAGAACAAGCGCGCCGCCCAGATCACCACCGATGACGTGATGATCTCCGCAGTCGGCATGCTGTCGGTCTTCATTCGCGAGCCTGAATTCGTCGGCCAGACGAAGGACAAGCTTGCGACCGTCGAAGCCCAGCGCATCGTTGAAAACGCACTTCGCGACCCGTTCGACCACTATCTTGCCGACAATCCGAACGAAGCAGCCAAGCTGCTCGACTGGGTTATAGAGCGCGCGGAAGAGCGCCTGCGCCGTCGCAAGGAAAAGGAAGTCAACCGCAAGACGGCCGTGCGCAAGCTGCGTCTACCCGGCAAGCTTGCCGATTGCGCACAGAACACCGCCCAGGGTGCCGAACTCTTCATCGTCGAAGGTGACTCGGCAGGCGGCTCCGCCAAGCAGGCGCGTAACCGCGCCAACCAGGCCATCCTCCCACTGCGCGGCAAGATCCTCAACGTCGCAAGCGCCGGTCGCGAGAAGCTTGGCGCCAACCAGCAGCTCGCTGATCTCGTCCAGGCGCTTGGCTGCGGCACACGCTCGAAGTATCGCGAGGAAGACCTTCGCTACGAACGCATCATCGTGATGACCGACGCCGACGTCGACGGCGCTCACATTGCGTCGTTGCTGATCACGTTCTTCTATCAGGAGATGCCCGAGTTGGTCCGTGGCGGTCACCTCTTCCTTGCCGTGCCGCCGCTTTACAAGATCACCCAGGGCGCGAAGTCTGCCTACGCCCGCGATGACGCGCACCGGACCGAGTTGATGGAGACCGAGTTCAAGGGCAAGGCAAAAGTCGAAATCAGCCGATTCAAAGGTCTCGGCGAGATGCTGCCGGCGCAGCTCAAGGAAACCACAATGGACCCAAGCAAGCGCACGCTGTTGCGCGTGGTCATTGACGAGGTGGATTTCGAGGGTACGCGCACGGCGGTCGACGACCTGATGGGAACGAAGCCGGAAGCTCGCTTCCGGTTCATTCAGGATCGGGCTGCCTTTGCGGAAAACCTTGATATCTGA
- a CDS encoding phospholipase gives MRMSTSHCTIIAAIAAFFLAASASGQAAERLPPYKDDLFSTQNVLQTSDKGALDVIEYDEMRDINGRDQIPQKRAQQKYVSLGIRKQQSDETLQLGAQRLDVTRVGQSSGAAFAVIFIHGRNGDRRLGANDYSFGGNFNRLKNLVAGNGGVYYSPSVKGFDSDGVAAIEGLIRYVSKQSPGKPIILTCASMGSQLCWGVSRDPDSVKRLKGMVILSGVADPDFAKSSFFKAKLPLWFAHGSRDPIYAATDQQTLFEKLLKTGYPTHFTLYQTGNHGTPIRMIDWRRTLNWLLGS, from the coding sequence ATGCGAATGTCCACAAGTCATTGCACCATTATCGCCGCAATTGCGGCCTTTTTCCTAGCGGCGTCAGCAAGCGGCCAGGCCGCTGAGCGGCTGCCGCCCTACAAAGACGATCTCTTTTCCACACAAAATGTGCTGCAGACAAGCGATAAAGGCGCGCTGGACGTCATCGAATACGACGAGATGCGCGACATCAACGGCCGCGATCAGATACCGCAGAAACGCGCGCAACAAAAATATGTGTCTCTCGGCATCAGAAAGCAGCAGTCGGACGAGACGTTGCAGCTTGGTGCCCAAAGGCTCGATGTCACCCGGGTGGGACAAAGCTCGGGAGCCGCATTTGCGGTCATCTTCATTCACGGACGCAACGGCGACCGGCGTCTCGGCGCCAACGACTATAGCTTCGGCGGAAACTTCAATCGCCTTAAGAACCTGGTGGCCGGCAACGGCGGCGTCTACTACTCGCCGTCGGTCAAAGGCTTCGACAGCGATGGAGTGGCTGCGATTGAGGGTCTGATCCGTTACGTTTCCAAACAATCGCCCGGCAAGCCGATCATCCTGACCTGTGCGTCGATGGGCAGCCAGCTCTGCTGGGGCGTGAGCCGCGATCCGGACAGCGTGAAGCGCCTCAAGGGGATGGTGATCCTGAGCGGCGTTGCCGATCCGGATTTTGCCAAGAGCTCCTTCTTCAAGGCCAAGCTGCCGCTTTGGTTCGCCCATGGCAGCCGCGATCCGATCTATGCGGCGACCGACCAGCAGACGCTGTTCGAAAAGCTGCTGAAGACGGGCTACCCTACGCATTTCACGCTCTACCAGACCGGCAACCACGGAACGCCAATCCGGATGATCGATTGGCGCCGTACGCTGAACTGGCTATTGGGCTCCTGA